A portion of the Stigmatella aurantiaca DW4/3-1 genome contains these proteins:
- a CDS encoding putative sensor domain DACNV-containing protein, translating into MKPATIQYPPDVSSEFFSRIEQQSSYQQQSPLGRTVNSHEAHTYRPTQHILTKAIETMLFASMATEEGHITPVGIVLAESLSPFQDEHYSWDLVRFASNLSFEVDQIAKLASACGSLDSLLVVLPQEERLVVAGIATPHSRQILDLDYLVRVLILKPGVISVLRGEWEVVRYERGNIPPSPPTLSKGDGQHRTQLNAIERTVFQEDPNRLSIDVLNFLLRIVKRMRSLGHGGLLAVLGPGDIQSMSLKDARQLAEPLRFGTALLEMYGAQLIDEQNTTRRFSVKTLNFRPPSDEEEAAAAAAQEATQRVARMIDQIARFTTVDGAVVMSHSLDVLAFGAKLSSKEETPAVYSVTHDRCSGERWPIDRRGTRHRAAAIFADRYSMGLALIVSQDGEAAIFQQLESKVVHWPVSV; encoded by the coding sequence ATGAAACCTGCGACCATTCAATACCCGCCCGACGTTTCATCCGAGTTCTTCAGCAGAATCGAACAACAGTCTTCTTATCAGCAACAGTCCCCCTTAGGGCGCACTGTGAACTCCCATGAGGCGCATACCTACCGCCCTACCCAACACATCCTCACAAAGGCCATCGAGACAATGCTCTTTGCATCCATGGCCACTGAAGAAGGTCATATAACCCCTGTAGGCATTGTCTTGGCAGAGAGCTTGTCCCCATTCCAAGATGAACACTACTCTTGGGATCTTGTACGCTTCGCTTCTAACTTGAGTTTTGAAGTGGACCAAATTGCCAAGCTTGCCTCGGCATGTGGTTCGCTCGACTCTCTTCTCGTCGTGCTCCCTCAAGAGGAAAGACTCGTAGTGGCCGGTATTGCCACCCCTCATAGCCGCCAAATCCTGGATCTAGATTATCTTGTTCGTGTCCTCATCTTAAAACCAGGGGTCATCTCTGTTCTGAGAGGTGAATGGGAGGTCGTTCGTTATGAGCGCGGAAACATCCCACCCAGTCCACCAACTCTTAGCAAGGGCGATGGGCAGCATCGCACTCAACTCAATGCCATTGAGCGGACTGTTTTTCAAGAAGATCCAAACCGCCTAAGCATTGACGTATTGAACTTCCTCTTGCGCATCGTCAAGCGCATGCGCAGCCTCGGTCATGGCGGACTGCTGGCCGTACTAGGCCCTGGAGACATACAAAGCATGTCTCTCAAAGACGCCCGGCAGCTCGCTGAGCCCCTGAGGTTTGGGACAGCACTCTTGGAGATGTATGGAGCACAGCTCATTGACGAGCAAAACACTACAAGGAGGTTCTCAGTCAAAACGCTTAACTTTCGCCCTCCGTCTGACGAAGAGGAGGCTGCTGCTGCTGCTGCGCAGGAGGCAACCCAGCGTGTCGCCAGGATGATTGATCAGATCGCCAGATTCACCACAGTCGATGGCGCAGTGGTGATGAGCCACTCTTTAGACGTTCTTGCCTTTGGTGCGAAGCTTTCTTCCAAGGAAGAAACCCCTGCTGTCTACTCTGTGACACACGACCGTTGCTCTGGAGAGAGATGGCCCATCGACAGGCGTGGTACCCGCCACCGTGCTGCCGCCATCTTCGCGGATCGTTATTCAATGGGTCTCGCGCTGATCGTTTCTCAAGATGGAGAAGCAGCCATCTTCCAGCAGCTTGAATCAAAAGTCGTCCACTGGCCTGTCTCTGTCTGA
- a CDS encoding DUF2379 family protein, giving the protein MSRAHWHWTCSRAPCQRARAEPVWLSDRSGQLPADTGYRPGSCPTGRIASGVSAAKHLKPLNPKPIGALELTEDVRDLMRDVLAVEAVPHYWEIAEGELVKLGR; this is encoded by the coding sequence TTGAGCAGAGCCCATTGGCACTGGACCTGCTCCAGGGCACCCTGTCAGCGCGCTCGGGCCGAACCTGTATGGCTGTCCGACAGGTCCGGTCAACTTCCGGCCGACACGGGCTATCGCCCCGGTTCCTGTCCAACCGGTCGCATTGCCAGCGGGGTTTCTGCGGCCAAGCACCTGAAACCACTGAACCCCAAACCGATCGGTGCCCTAGAGCTGACAGAGGATGTACGCGACCTAATGAGAGATGTGCTGGCCGTTGAGGCCGTGCCGCACTACTGGGAGATTGCCGAGGGTGAACTCGTGAAACTCGGGAGGTGA
- a CDS encoding SH3 domain-containing protein codes for MLGSRHAPRRAAAHREGSIMPPSGQQQPTGFPWQGTIVPWSAALRSKPTLQSQTLADLPRGDKVKVLLRSQGWLYVEHKNLLKGYVSQELIQPVALPSPAATSQKSKKDWQLLALQNAFGKTLAQQILMKAAWIPENGFEANQQIIAKLYDYYGALYLRNPGKFQWAGLARVAGGPFYQGFCDMEQQRAAAQARVDWLNEHYIWATLSARRTAAADLAAMAAATQLQKALELLMYMGQDIFNDLAWLHEAYHAAGLPELKRLLGLGVVKPAYYSAWEMIDSNEPQTMWQGNVELLRFEQRDILKVGYQELQKIPLTPTIMSALANCPHPWGKSFYGYHGVAKGREVTRYVDRWEWMEKNIWPTWKAQTEAARTRLINLSLADLGARKF; via the coding sequence ATGCTAGGATCGAGGCACGCCCCAAGGCGTGCAGCGGCGCATCGGGAGGGCTCCATCATGCCACCAAGCGGTCAGCAGCAGCCCACTGGCTTTCCATGGCAGGGCACGATCGTCCCTTGGAGTGCCGCGCTTCGGAGCAAGCCGACCCTTCAATCACAGACCCTGGCGGACCTGCCTCGTGGAGACAAGGTCAAGGTCCTCCTCCGCTCCCAGGGATGGCTGTATGTGGAGCACAAGAATCTCTTGAAGGGGTATGTCTCACAGGAGCTGATTCAGCCCGTTGCGCTTCCGAGCCCTGCCGCCACTTCCCAGAAGTCCAAGAAAGACTGGCAACTGCTCGCCCTGCAGAATGCCTTCGGCAAGACGCTGGCTCAGCAGATTCTCATGAAGGCCGCCTGGATTCCTGAAAATGGATTCGAGGCCAATCAGCAGATCATCGCCAAGCTTTATGACTATTACGGCGCTTTGTACCTGCGCAATCCCGGGAAATTCCAGTGGGCGGGTTTGGCTCGGGTCGCGGGGGGCCCCTTCTACCAGGGCTTTTGTGACATGGAGCAGCAGCGCGCGGCGGCTCAGGCCAGGGTGGATTGGCTGAATGAGCACTACATCTGGGCGACGCTTTCAGCGCGGCGGACGGCTGCTGCCGATCTCGCTGCCATGGCTGCCGCGACGCAACTCCAGAAGGCGCTGGAACTGCTCATGTACATGGGGCAGGACATCTTCAACGATCTGGCCTGGTTGCACGAAGCTTATCATGCAGCGGGCCTTCCTGAACTCAAGCGCCTCCTGGGGCTCGGCGTGGTGAAGCCTGCCTACTACAGTGCGTGGGAGATGATCGATAGCAACGAGCCCCAAACAATGTGGCAGGGAAACGTCGAATTGCTCCGCTTCGAGCAACGAGACATTCTCAAGGTGGGTTATCAAGAGCTGCAGAAGATCCCGCTCACGCCCACGATCATGAGTGCCTTGGCGAACTGCCCCCACCCGTGGGGGAAATCGTTCTATGGGTACCATGGCGTTGCCAAGGGCCGCGAGGTCACCCGGTACGTTGATCGTTGGGAGTGGATGGAGAAGAACATCTGGCCGACGTGGAAAGCCCAGACGGAGGCCGCTCGAACCCGGTTGATCAACCTCTCGTTGGCCGATCTGGGGGCCCGAAAGTTCTAG
- a CDS encoding amidohydrolase family protein, with protein MRKDPRLLWVVMTTGLLVMAGCSREESNVCGDGRVGGEEQCDDGNLSSGDGCSQRCTHEEAPLPPRECGNGVREAGEACDDGNAQDGDGCEATCLRTPVKATQCATLPPLASGATCEVTRTGTTGARLFAGVVLQDTGVLQGGQVLVDAQGLIQCAACDCSGEPGAAEATVVSCPEGVISPGLINAHDHITYQGPPSVRTDEKYEYRFDWLRGNNRHTPLRNNDSTQTAIRWGELRQILSGTTSVAGSGGQPGLLRNVDKESETTTGGNQQGLNEPPLYYQTFPLADSSGKVELTEGCGYASYGFDTLAEIPTNAAYLPHVAEGIKESSRNEFRCMSGADGRQNLLTRQTAIIHGIALKVEDMAFLAAQGTDLIWSPRSNISLYGDTALVTAYQQMGVTIALGTDWLSSGSMNLLRELQCADSFNTTYLSRTFTDEQLWRMVTANAADLTDTQEKLGRITRGRVADLAIFRLRGFAASPHRAVITANAEDVVLTMRGGKPLYGDQPLVGALVQEACETLDVCGASRALCLSGEVKEGSYAALAAANAEQYPLFFCNQTPLNEPSCVPQRSSTNASWPAVVNQSSAYSGQPRSDDLDADGVRDVEDNCPYLFNPIRPLDNGVQADTDGDGVGDVCDPCPLKAGTTGCTVPPADDEDGDGRKNWEDNCPYVANENQADSDGDGRGDACDACAAANPGAMACKTTPYDIKRPVAGTPSLLGHKVTLENMLVTAVETGGFFLQMPPSEVLRYQGPDYSGLYVYTDSKPKVVAGDLIHVTSAVVKSYYGQLELTEPTVTKVSGGHPLPSPVIVAPSEVRAGGPRAEALEAVLVEVAGVFVTKVEPSPGPRDTSPTHEFVVDAQPGTDGETVGLRVNDFVYTLEPLPAVGTKFRVLRGVLNLRNGHTKLEPRGPTDFVAPPPALTVFGPSGQYLRVGQSGGATFPNALSVRLSSTYFEDVTVTLASSSPAVGFAQGGTVVIPAGQRSAWVELVPGAPARDVTLTARVEDSVRTATVHVLGAQEPAGLSALLPQEAVTAAGRSVLYTVKLDRPAPEGSQMTVSVDPPAFGTVFPASLDVPLNALEVSFRFTASETPSVSQGTLTVVRGGETLGTSVSLTAQPLPELSGLSPSSAVLVEPGAVQPFSVTLNAPALYDTPVELAALSDLVDEPFGTVPAVVVVPKGETSASFSFTAGPVDKVNGRVEARTEEAFFFTQVQVGTSLPALSSFTPAKSSVVVGKSRTFTVTLDRPALGNTAVALTVEPASGVGSVPATVTVPSGATTATFSFTAAAEPTVTGASVTARLGGGAFTATVTLVPSLEGLVINEVDYDQPGTDTKEFVEIYNASNRTLPLSRVVLVYVNGLATSLKEYGRKALSPAVELKPGEYLLVGSTALLDTVNLPNVKKIVNSASIQNGDPDAVALYDTAMDELVDTLSYGGQVANASLEGTATKFDFQEGAGSTKTLKDVETGSLSRLPNGSDTQRNAEDFRFTTTITPGADNVMSFGP; from the coding sequence ATGCGCAAGGATCCTCGTCTCCTGTGGGTGGTGATGACCACTGGCCTTCTCGTGATGGCGGGCTGCTCCCGGGAAGAAAGCAATGTCTGCGGTGATGGGCGTGTGGGGGGGGAGGAGCAGTGCGATGACGGCAACCTCTCCTCCGGGGATGGATGCAGCCAGCGCTGCACCCACGAGGAAGCGCCTCTGCCTCCCCGGGAATGTGGCAACGGGGTGCGCGAGGCCGGGGAGGCGTGCGACGACGGCAATGCACAGGACGGGGACGGCTGCGAAGCCACCTGTTTGCGGACGCCGGTGAAAGCCACCCAGTGCGCCACGCTGCCCCCCCTGGCTTCGGGGGCCACCTGCGAGGTGACGCGAACGGGCACCACCGGGGCACGGCTCTTCGCGGGGGTGGTGCTCCAGGACACCGGGGTGCTCCAGGGAGGCCAGGTGCTGGTGGACGCTCAGGGCCTCATCCAGTGCGCGGCCTGCGACTGCTCCGGCGAGCCGGGGGCCGCCGAGGCCACCGTCGTCTCCTGCCCGGAGGGGGTCATCTCCCCGGGCCTCATCAACGCGCACGACCATATTACGTACCAGGGCCCGCCCAGCGTGCGCACCGACGAGAAGTACGAGTACCGCTTCGACTGGCTCCGGGGCAACAACCGGCACACGCCGCTGCGCAACAATGACAGCACCCAGACGGCCATCCGGTGGGGAGAGCTGCGGCAAATCCTGTCGGGCACCACCTCCGTGGCGGGCAGTGGCGGCCAGCCGGGCCTGCTGCGCAACGTGGACAAGGAGAGCGAGACGACCACCGGCGGGAACCAGCAGGGGCTGAATGAGCCTCCCCTCTATTACCAGACGTTCCCGCTGGCCGACTCCTCCGGCAAGGTCGAGCTGACCGAGGGGTGCGGGTATGCGTCGTACGGCTTCGACACGCTGGCGGAGATTCCCACCAACGCCGCCTATCTCCCCCACGTGGCCGAGGGCATCAAGGAATCGTCGCGCAATGAGTTTCGTTGCATGTCGGGCGCCGATGGGCGGCAGAACCTGCTCACGCGCCAGACGGCCATCATTCACGGCATCGCCCTGAAGGTGGAGGACATGGCCTTCCTCGCGGCCCAGGGCACGGACCTGATCTGGTCCCCGCGCTCGAACATCTCTCTGTATGGCGACACGGCGCTCGTGACGGCCTACCAGCAGATGGGCGTCACCATCGCGCTGGGAACGGACTGGCTGAGCTCGGGCTCGATGAACCTGCTGCGCGAGCTTCAGTGCGCGGACTCCTTCAACACCACCTACCTGTCGCGCACCTTCACGGACGAGCAGCTGTGGCGGATGGTCACCGCCAACGCCGCGGACCTCACCGACACCCAGGAGAAGCTCGGCCGGATCACCCGGGGCCGCGTGGCGGACCTGGCCATCTTCCGGCTGCGAGGCTTCGCCGCTTCGCCCCACCGGGCCGTCATCACCGCCAACGCCGAGGACGTGGTGCTGACAATGCGAGGGGGCAAGCCCCTTTATGGTGATCAGCCGCTGGTGGGCGCCCTGGTGCAGGAGGCGTGCGAGACCCTGGATGTGTGTGGGGCGAGCCGGGCGCTGTGCCTGAGCGGAGAGGTGAAGGAGGGCTCCTACGCCGCGCTCGCGGCGGCCAACGCCGAGCAGTACCCGCTCTTCTTCTGCAACCAGACGCCCTTGAACGAGCCGTCCTGCGTTCCCCAGCGATCCTCGACCAACGCCTCCTGGCCGGCCGTGGTGAACCAGTCCTCGGCCTACAGTGGTCAGCCCCGGTCCGATGACTTGGACGCGGATGGCGTCCGCGACGTGGAAGACAACTGCCCCTATCTCTTCAACCCCATTCGCCCGCTGGACAACGGCGTCCAGGCGGACACGGACGGGGACGGGGTGGGCGATGTGTGTGACCCCTGCCCGCTGAAGGCGGGCACCACGGGGTGCACGGTCCCTCCCGCGGATGACGAGGACGGGGATGGGCGGAAGAATTGGGAGGACAACTGCCCCTACGTGGCCAATGAAAACCAGGCGGACTCGGATGGCGATGGCCGGGGGGATGCGTGTGATGCGTGTGCCGCGGCCAACCCGGGCGCCATGGCTTGCAAGACGACGCCCTATGACATCAAGCGGCCGGTTGCTGGCACCCCGTCCCTGCTGGGCCACAAGGTGACGCTGGAGAACATGCTGGTGACGGCGGTGGAGACCGGAGGGTTCTTCCTCCAGATGCCTCCCAGCGAGGTGCTTCGCTACCAGGGGCCGGACTACTCGGGCCTGTACGTCTACACCGACTCGAAGCCGAAGGTGGTGGCGGGGGATCTCATCCACGTCACCTCCGCGGTGGTGAAGAGCTACTACGGCCAGCTGGAGCTGACGGAGCCCACCGTGACGAAGGTCTCGGGGGGGCATCCGCTGCCATCGCCCGTGATCGTGGCCCCCAGTGAGGTGCGTGCCGGCGGCCCCCGGGCCGAGGCGCTGGAGGCCGTGCTGGTGGAGGTGGCGGGCGTCTTCGTGACGAAGGTGGAGCCCAGCCCGGGCCCCCGGGACACCTCTCCCACCCATGAGTTCGTCGTGGACGCCCAGCCGGGCACGGATGGCGAGACGGTGGGCCTCCGGGTGAATGATTTCGTGTACACGCTGGAGCCGCTCCCGGCGGTGGGCACGAAGTTCCGTGTCCTGCGCGGGGTGCTGAACCTGCGCAATGGCCACACCAAGCTGGAGCCGCGGGGGCCCACGGACTTCGTGGCGCCTCCTCCCGCCCTCACGGTGTTTGGCCCCTCGGGCCAGTACCTGCGCGTGGGGCAGAGCGGCGGGGCAACCTTCCCGAATGCCCTCTCGGTGCGGCTGTCGAGCACCTACTTCGAGGACGTGACGGTGACCCTGGCGTCCAGCTCTCCGGCGGTGGGTTTTGCCCAGGGCGGCACGGTCGTCATCCCCGCGGGACAGCGGTCGGCCTGGGTGGAACTGGTGCCTGGCGCGCCCGCCCGGGATGTCACCTTGACCGCGCGGGTGGAGGACTCGGTGCGGACCGCCACGGTGCACGTGCTCGGCGCGCAGGAGCCGGCGGGGTTGAGCGCGCTCCTGCCCCAGGAGGCGGTGACGGCGGCGGGCCGCTCGGTGCTCTACACCGTCAAGCTGGACCGGCCGGCGCCCGAGGGCTCCCAGATGACCGTCTCCGTGGATCCTCCAGCGTTCGGTACGGTGTTCCCGGCCTCGTTGGATGTGCCGCTCAACGCCTTGGAGGTGAGCTTCCGCTTCACCGCGTCCGAGACGCCTTCTGTGTCGCAGGGAACCCTCACGGTGGTGAGGGGCGGCGAGACCCTGGGCACCTCGGTGTCGCTGACGGCCCAGCCCCTGCCGGAGCTGTCGGGCCTGTCCCCGAGCTCAGCGGTGCTGGTGGAGCCCGGAGCGGTACAGCCCTTCTCCGTCACGCTCAATGCGCCCGCCCTCTACGACACGCCCGTGGAGCTGGCGGCGCTGTCCGACCTGGTGGATGAGCCGTTCGGCACCGTGCCCGCGGTGGTCGTGGTGCCCAAGGGGGAGACCTCGGCCTCCTTCTCGTTCACCGCGGGCCCCGTGGACAAGGTGAATGGCCGGGTGGAGGCGAGGACGGAGGAGGCCTTCTTCTTCACCCAGGTGCAGGTGGGAACGTCCCTGCCGGCGCTGAGCAGCTTCACGCCGGCCAAGTCGAGCGTCGTGGTGGGCAAGAGCCGGACCTTCACGGTGACACTCGACCGGCCCGCGCTGGGCAACACGGCCGTGGCGCTGACCGTTGAGCCGGCCAGCGGGGTCGGCAGCGTGCCGGCCACCGTCACGGTGCCCTCGGGCGCGACCACGGCCACCTTCAGCTTTACGGCAGCGGCCGAGCCCACGGTGACGGGGGCGTCCGTGACGGCCCGCCTCGGCGGGGGGGCGTTCACGGCCACGGTGACCCTCGTGCCCTCGCTGGAAGGGCTCGTCATCAACGAGGTGGATTACGACCAGCCAGGCACGGACACGAAGGAGTTCGTGGAGATCTACAACGCGTCGAACCGGACCCTTCCGTTGTCCCGGGTGGTGCTCGTCTACGTCAACGGGCTTGCCACGTCGCTGAAGGAATACGGCCGCAAGGCGCTCTCGCCGGCGGTGGAGTTGAAGCCAGGCGAGTACCTCCTCGTGGGCTCCACCGCGCTGCTGGACACGGTGAACCTTCCGAACGTGAAGAAGATCGTCAACTCGGCCAGCATCCAGAATGGGGATCCGGATGCCGTGGCGCTCTACGACACGGCGATGGATGAACTCGTGGACACCCTTTCCTACGGGGGGCAGGTGGCCAATGCCTCTCTGGAAGGCACCGCGACGAAGTTCGACTTCCAGGAGGGGGCTGGCTCCACGAAGACGCTGAAGGACGTGGAGACGGGCTCGCTGTCACGCCTGCCGAATGGCTCGGACACGCAGCGCAATGCCGAGGATTTCCGGTTCACCACGACGATCACGCCAGGCGCGGACAACGTGATGTCATTCGGGCCGTGA
- a CDS encoding serine/threonine-protein kinase — translation MTTHPSAVSRFLKSHLRRDSQARETSVAGYMAGLAAACLVAVGALGPYIGWGLTRALLGLVALLCVYYTILWRALGAGWFHPIIHWLNVAIEVSIPSVVLAFDLRFQGPIYALTAPTLVIWGTLVVLAALRTQPMLALMAGGLAAGEYLLLYFFFVRPLLPEEPLLTLTPPFIIMRAVFLLSSGVATAILARHFVRKTGEALAALREQEVMGKYLLHERIGTGGMAEVYRATYCPEGGFEKQVALKRILPHFADDAGFVSLFRREAELCSTLHHPNIVQVFDLGRHANTYFLAMEYVDGLPLSTLLRALGGRKLPPSAVAFIGAELASALDYLHRRTGRTGEPLHLVHRDLNPPNVLLSRLGEVKLSDFGIARDAARAQLTVVGTVRGKLGYMAPEQVLAQPLDGRMDLFALGLTLHEALTGRRLLEGEGEGPLMLAVMEQELKPPSHFRPEVSPALDAVVMRLLERDVNRRPATSGEVRQQLLSLTGEEAPYPNGQAALSLAIQEGLLHLHRASGAVSSPHLRTEIDHRLEAHSG, via the coding sequence ATGACGACGCACCCTTCCGCGGTTTCCCGTTTCCTCAAAAGCCACCTTCGCCGGGATTCCCAGGCCCGGGAGACCTCCGTGGCGGGCTACATGGCGGGACTGGCCGCTGCATGTCTGGTCGCGGTGGGGGCGCTGGGGCCCTACATCGGTTGGGGGCTGACGCGCGCGCTGCTGGGGCTCGTGGCCCTGCTCTGTGTTTACTACACCATCCTCTGGCGAGCCCTGGGGGCAGGCTGGTTCCACCCCATCATCCACTGGCTCAACGTGGCCATCGAGGTCAGCATCCCCTCGGTGGTGCTGGCCTTCGATCTGCGCTTCCAGGGGCCCATCTACGCGCTCACCGCGCCCACGCTCGTCATCTGGGGCACGCTGGTGGTGCTGGCGGCGCTGCGCACCCAGCCCATGCTGGCGCTGATGGCCGGCGGGCTCGCGGCCGGCGAATACCTGCTGCTCTATTTCTTCTTCGTGCGCCCGCTGCTGCCCGAGGAGCCGCTGCTCACCCTCACCCCGCCCTTCATCATCATGCGCGCGGTGTTTCTGCTGAGCTCCGGGGTGGCCACCGCCATCCTCGCCCGGCACTTCGTGCGCAAGACGGGCGAGGCGCTCGCGGCCCTGCGCGAGCAGGAGGTCATGGGCAAGTACCTGCTGCACGAGCGCATCGGCACGGGCGGCATGGCGGAGGTGTACCGCGCCACCTATTGCCCCGAGGGCGGCTTCGAGAAGCAGGTGGCCCTCAAGCGCATCCTCCCCCACTTCGCGGATGACGCGGGGTTCGTCAGCCTGTTCCGCCGCGAGGCGGAGCTGTGCTCCACGCTGCACCACCCCAACATCGTCCAGGTGTTCGACCTGGGGCGGCATGCGAACACGTACTTCCTGGCCATGGAGTATGTGGATGGCCTGCCGCTGAGCACGCTGCTGCGGGCCCTGGGCGGGCGGAAGCTGCCCCCGTCCGCGGTGGCCTTCATCGGGGCGGAGTTGGCCTCGGCGCTGGACTACCTGCACCGGCGCACCGGACGCACCGGCGAGCCCCTGCACCTGGTGCACCGGGATTTGAATCCGCCCAACGTGCTGCTCTCCCGCCTGGGCGAGGTGAAGCTGTCGGACTTCGGCATTGCCCGGGACGCGGCCCGCGCGCAGCTCACCGTGGTGGGCACCGTCCGGGGCAAGCTGGGCTACATGGCGCCCGAGCAGGTCCTCGCCCAGCCCTTGGACGGGCGCATGGATCTGTTCGCCCTGGGGCTCACCCTCCACGAGGCCCTCACCGGGCGTCGCCTCCTGGAGGGCGAGGGGGAGGGGCCCTTGATGCTCGCCGTCATGGAGCAGGAGCTGAAGCCCCCTTCCCACTTCCGGCCCGAGGTCTCCCCCGCCCTGGACGCCGTGGTGATGCGGCTGCTGGAGCGCGATGTGAACCGGCGGCCCGCCACCAGCGGCGAGGTGCGCCAGCAGCTGCTCAGCCTGACGGGCGAGGAGGCCCCCTACCCGAATGGCCAGGCGGCCCTCTCCCTGGCCATTCAAGAGGGCTTGCTCCACCTTCATCGGGCCTCGGGCGCGGTGTCCTCCCCCCATCTGCGCACCGAGATCGACCACCGGCTCGAAGCCCATTCAGGGTGA
- a CDS encoding ATP-grasp domain-containing protein: MDIAIVTYPGLPELDAHDALLVPALASLGLKAQPCVWDDPRLDWSLPKVAVVRSVWDSHLRRDAFVDWATRVGQRTRLYNPPEVLRWNTHKAYLRELQAQGIALTPTVWVPPGGSVDVDALMRERGWQAVVLKPVVSADALKTYRFAHAEAARAQAQLALLAAEGEVMVQPYLTAFDTEGERAYIFFDGAFSHAVRRPPGLKDAPRAFQTPHRIDPWPEELRLAQDVLAAVGQPLLYARVDVATDLSGHPCLQELEATEPGLFLGLEPHAPLRLAQAIARKV, from the coding sequence ATGGACATCGCCATCGTCACCTACCCCGGCCTGCCCGAGCTTGACGCCCACGATGCCTTGCTCGTTCCCGCGCTCGCGTCCCTGGGGCTGAAGGCCCAACCTTGCGTGTGGGATGATCCGCGGCTGGACTGGAGCCTTCCCAAGGTGGCGGTGGTGCGCTCCGTCTGGGACAGCCACCTGCGGCGGGACGCGTTCGTGGACTGGGCCACCCGGGTGGGCCAGCGCACCCGGCTCTACAACCCGCCCGAGGTGCTGCGCTGGAACACCCACAAGGCCTATCTGCGTGAGCTGCAAGCCCAGGGCATTGCCCTCACGCCCACCGTCTGGGTTCCTCCAGGCGGCTCGGTGGACGTGGACGCGCTGATGCGAGAGCGGGGATGGCAGGCGGTGGTGCTCAAGCCGGTGGTGTCCGCCGACGCGCTGAAGACCTACCGCTTCGCGCACGCCGAAGCGGCACGGGCCCAGGCGCAGCTGGCCCTGCTGGCCGCCGAGGGCGAGGTGATGGTGCAGCCCTACCTTACCGCCTTCGACACGGAGGGCGAGCGCGCCTACATCTTCTTCGACGGCGCCTTCAGCCATGCGGTGCGCCGGCCTCCGGGCCTGAAGGACGCCCCCCGTGCCTTCCAGACCCCGCACCGGATCGATCCATGGCCCGAGGAACTCCGGCTCGCGCAGGACGTCCTGGCCGCCGTGGGCCAGCCCCTCTTATACGCCCGTGTAGACGTGGCCACGGACCTCTCGGGGCACCCCTGTTTGCAAGAGCTGGAGGCAACCGAGCCCGGCCTTTTCCTCGGACTTGAGCCTCACGCCCCGCTGCGGCTGGCCCAGGCCATTGCCCGGAAGGTGTGA
- a CDS encoding FHA domain-containing protein: MARSLLLSLLVRQHMALKARFQARYPHPWLIWEAGAWNVPETGVQNVAATQLPAQDLRDCLPAGDALCFELPPPSPPQSVLRLGRASNNELVINDATVSREHITLSLDAEGQWRVEALSKAGLVKLDGVLLQPGRPTPLKPETHLELGDARLTFHGPEDFSARLGRIAARLAEQMSRAV; encoded by the coding sequence ATGGCGCGCTCCCTCTTGCTCTCGCTCCTCGTCCGTCAACACATGGCCCTCAAAGCGCGGTTCCAGGCCCGCTACCCCCACCCGTGGCTGATCTGGGAAGCGGGTGCCTGGAACGTGCCCGAAACGGGCGTGCAGAATGTCGCGGCCACCCAGCTTCCCGCACAGGATCTCCGGGACTGCCTGCCCGCGGGAGATGCGCTCTGCTTCGAGCTGCCTCCCCCCAGCCCCCCTCAGAGCGTGCTGCGGCTGGGCCGCGCCTCGAACAACGAACTCGTCATCAACGATGCCACCGTCTCGCGCGAGCACATCACCCTGTCCTTGGACGCAGAGGGACAGTGGCGGGTGGAGGCGCTGTCCAAGGCGGGCCTGGTGAAGCTCGATGGGGTGCTGCTCCAGCCCGGGCGCCCCACCCCCTTGAAGCCCGAGACGCACCTGGAGCTGGGCGATGCACGGCTCACCTTCCACGGTCCGGAGGACTTCTCGGCGCGCCTGGGCCGCATCGCCGCCCGCCTGGCCGAGCAGATGAGCCGGGCGGTGTAA
- a CDS encoding tetratricopeptide repeat protein — protein sequence MNSLIRLRCEREGRLFGLVLLLGLLPLAARAAAPTEQAKAEARVKFAEGNAFYEQGNYRQALTSFDAAYRLVPLPAFLFNVAQCHRQLGSYERAASFYRRYLSLSEKEPPNAPMVKELITEMDTRAQAASKPKPERPKPVAVRESDARAVPKREVSLKEAERQAVASRTSDTPSVSPAALGQTQAVKEVRKPLTHKWWVWAGAGAALLLTGGIVYAVTAPDPRPTSLGTVSSR from the coding sequence ATGAACTCATTGATCCGTTTGCGATGTGAGCGGGAGGGACGGCTCTTCGGGCTCGTGCTGCTGCTGGGGTTGCTGCCCCTGGCCGCGCGGGCCGCGGCGCCCACGGAGCAAGCCAAGGCCGAGGCCCGGGTGAAGTTCGCCGAGGGCAACGCCTTCTACGAGCAGGGCAACTACCGCCAGGCCCTGACGTCCTTCGACGCGGCCTACAGGCTGGTGCCCCTGCCCGCGTTCCTCTTCAACGTGGCCCAGTGCCACCGCCAGCTCGGCAGCTACGAGCGCGCGGCCTCCTTCTACCGGCGGTACCTGTCGCTCTCGGAGAAGGAGCCGCCCAACGCGCCGATGGTGAAGGAGCTCATCACGGAGATGGACACCCGTGCGCAGGCGGCCTCGAAGCCGAAGCCGGAGCGCCCCAAGCCCGTGGCGGTCCGTGAATCGGACGCGCGCGCCGTGCCGAAGCGGGAGGTCTCCCTCAAGGAGGCCGAGCGCCAGGCAGTGGCCAGTCGCACCTCGGACACGCCCTCGGTGTCTCCGGCCGCCTTGGGTCAGACCCAAGCGGTGAAGGAGGTGCGCAAGCCTCTCACGCACAAGTGGTGGGTCTGGGCGGGGGCAGGGGCGGCCTTGCTGCTGACGGGCGGAATCGTCTACGCGGTGACCGCACCGGATCCCCGGCCCACGTCGCTCGGCACCGTCTCGTCCCGCTGA